AGATGCACAACCTTCAGGCGAAATTACAGAATAAAAAGCGTATTCCTGCATCAAAACAACGTCTGCTACCGCAATTCCCAATGCACCACCTGACCCGCCTTCTCCAGTTACTATTGCTATTATTGGAACTTTCAATGCACTCATTTCTCTCAGATTATACGCAATAGCTTGAGCTTGTCCACGCTCTTCTGCTCCAATACCGGGATAAGCACCTGCTGTATCTATTAAACTAATAATCGGTCTTTTAAACTTTTCTCCCAATTTCATAATCCGCATTGCTTTTCTATAACCTTCGGGGTTAGCCATTCCAAAATTACGATACATGCGCTCTTTAGTACTTCTGCCCTTTTCATGCCCTACAAGAACAACCGGCTTATTATCTATTTTACCCATACCGGCAATAATAGCAGGGTCGTCACGGAAACATCCATCACCATGTAATTCAAAGAATTCGCTGAACATTAACTTAATATAATCCGAAGTGTACGGTCTATTGGGATGTCGTGCAAGTTGAACCCTTTGCCAGGAAGTTAAATTTGAATAAATCTTTTGACTCAACGTATTA
Above is a genomic segment from bacterium containing:
- a CDS encoding acetyl-CoA carboxylase carboxyltransferase subunit alpha, translated to MIWLDFERPIVELREKLESLRLTASEGGNVKEDIKKLEDEINTLSQKIYSNLTSWQRVQLARHPNRPYTSDYIKLMFSEFFELHGDGCFRDDPAIIAGMGKIDNKPVVLVGHEKGRSTKERMYRNFGMANPEGYRKAMRIMKLGEKFKRPIISLIDTAGAYPGIGAEERGQAQAIAYNLREMSALKVPIIAIVTGEGGSGGALGIAVADVVLMQEYAFYSVISPEGCASILWRDANKSAEAAKALRITAKDLLELGVIDEIVPEPTGGAHCNPEETAKTLKQTILGKLEPLLSTPPEILVKNRVKKFKAMGIYDHNKA